A section of the Triplophysa dalaica isolate WHDGS20190420 chromosome 8, ASM1584641v1, whole genome shotgun sequence genome encodes:
- the xirp2b gene encoding LOW QUALITY PROTEIN: xin actin-binding repeat-containing protein 2 (The sequence of the model RefSeq protein was modified relative to this genomic sequence to represent the inferred CDS: inserted 2 bases in 2 codons), whose protein sequence is MFFRKAAGSVTGSIADALDDSQTDPSQCEPVPLKNRVAWYQAAVSKKERIDSPSGVMEEAEVCSPPGGLASVRRQFEKETXSTAHTLAQFHLSHRSVQEVSHSSAMSTVSNVGSRQVSQQVVLQDERAAHVQITHQELVSXYENHNNESEEEEYYPRLSAKELAQQFEKTIEEAAPSKKIKIERNISRLISGTTTSVATDKPEANEPSPIPPVVEDEDDEDDLDYLPPPPPELLEEPSEILSFPEPPKQEHLVNKEQYFRQREYLELKRLCKHIHPEVRKDLERDFYQDIDETEDAIIAIGDVQDTAFQFDHSGRIPNGSPDREYLEWDEILRGEVQSMRWMFENKPLDCIKDDSSDNETENKNDTEIPAVGDVRNTALMFETQPMEALGMNRDTAKRNYLVNEVGKRDVRAAAWLFETKPMDTLNKIHTDEEQTKEIIFTQEASERDVKSVRYMFENQEMDPLGDTETMDEKQLLSLKSVLEEIKLDVKKIIWLFETQCMCVMRENSGAMVLITSVRREETEKGDVKTSRWLFETQPLENIYRDLSQVRLISSISMEDNQLGEVKAGRWLFETKRLDSINAQWERLRKQQTEEIVRADVRRHCMVFETQPMDKLKDNSNSRPVTSEEIIGGNVRSVRHLFESAPADGLKDLPEVGKLIKKVAFEEERGDLRHQKWGFEYKLLENIKDEEEETSRLKKNVTSDEEWADVQHQRWLFENQRLEDIGEEKREFVKTIESEQIDRSYRGDVRRNCLAFETQPMDTLKDDSNARPLTSEEIIGGDVQSARQYFETAPKDEMKELAEVGRLKKTMTSEERGDVRHQKWVFESKPLEQIGEEKREITKTVNMEDIENVDVTNYKEIFETCDLSQYDESQKIQVEGVTAGSVRSNKHLFESMPLYALQDSSGHYHEVRTVRREEIVKGDVRSCQWMFETRPIDQFDESISKFQIIKGITQQEVESGDVKTAKWLFETQPLDAIKYFSNIEDEENITRETTEIVKGDVQTCKWLFETKPMDKLYEKEEFKSANDASEVEKGDVKTCTWLFENQMLDNIRQESSETVLQTRTVRKEDIHGKDVNMARVLFETEKLENIIGEDGEAFKSVTEIDIRSGDVSRMKYIFETQSSDAMSSTSEDLMRQLRTAQAEDIQRGNFDNCKWRFENQPMDAISETPDELKGTRAVQDIQGGNVHKGRFIFETCSLDTIQDEAEMRKVQQVVREEEEKGDVQTYAMMFETQPLYAIRDKEGHYHEVTTLTKEEIQKGDVFGTRWLFETKPLDSIRETDEVYLLKAVTEEDIQKGDVSSARWRFETQPLDKIAEDGKISIKTVEDIQGGDVKMNKERFESDAVSQKLVRTVSMNEIHKGDVRTAKWMFETHTIDQIHNEKSEDEMKTVVMEEQLKGDVKQSVWLFEKNPLDHINEGDESKQVRREEIPKVDVISTTWLFETTPITEFNESRLEKTEILGKSVKATLDELYTQRMVDSKGIIIEADEIGDVRMAKYNLMNKEAPQIQKEDIVKADLQNIMMNLLNRQESIERGVIINLEERGDISGTMHQLLHQHSGSTPEKEEIIRGDIEEAMKNLLKEESTGKRGILIQEDEKGDIRMTIYSLFNTEGKSSAEREDIVKGNVKGCLEKLYNPDTEEIARIKVDEEERGNVKIFSTCIESGALDYLKHLQVGTDDLAEIEKEEIIGGDIKGMKLNLTRNQAQIGRLVDSEDIVPGDVHNTVKVFMTEPLVSFDHLQKEEIVKGDLQATLSSLTQSINQTVVLEKEEVVRGDIHTTLRSLEEAQNQPKEVEKPEIIPGNIKGALKSLKDSASTKVETVVEDLVAGDIKGMLKSLQEAKHVVREVEREEIVKGDVHNAIKDLQEASSERKVSQQEIDVQGDVKGKIQLLLDAPSSPRMQRRASTEGDVKLSIKSLYETQEQVQAEKEEVIKGDVKGTIKSLMETAQRASPTIPRRQPIRKVKGPVKSQPPSEIQTQKQSPAVKKQKNMKSMQRCTIHESEMVTRSQESTVMEHKKIVQTHGVKTLKTDFRNLNSSCKGLIRLDKTKARKNEIPPSEPEPPLPPPPSPLPDYDSMFFPAPPPPVCDPAKSDFELFPPPPTPPPPAVSEQDPLPPPPTEQELDLLPVPSITPAKPTKMTVKPVKAPKLCKVPKLEPAISFDTMDMQAVNVKNVSKTTTTSVKSYSEIQSAFIKQPPESPRPPKKVFAPLTLTPPASPPPSKSSVSKFKTPLIQAEQKFRQTCEESCTPPRSPAFQIHMHESVTTALDMLSSENTSTVKSEAGVSFDFIQETAVTKCESRAESRNSSTPALADAPLSKALMAATNEKSTPESPLISSAQANVISSGQTTSASSKKKKKRSTTTNIQKVTSVTHTSTVINNASQASGGVTADKPQSVSKNVTAEIEHAGVNQTKEKEKTSLESPLNKNQGNNSPDRSKAKKESQIKDPEQKVQKADGQRGKKVSKSAKEKTTAEQMQSGKVMQDNVQVTQSNEKSPAETQRKPEKEKTDEPPVTPKKKRRSKSKKDKEAAHQSIASATSVTESKITLDKKQEEITQRSSYTEVIRTERSVKQHEEVTMNLLKETGECQQIENEPAESLRQDEARKMVSLIIDLQRGAGKIDFKSVKTLLNEMPTWLLGPEEKSELEGAALEHDEHKLEELLARVENLLLMYSDGAYSHIEKHEREATSETILSGGATQRISKITIGSTKCEKTEQTKSQTRKSRKQQTGTKPPDPSPPPSLLMRSPSPTFITIESMKRNDSPQRAATPPTPPPRRSETPRLTRSSPSASSSRAHSLTRLRNATATLSRGASPDPAPCVVQVCGKKAEIVESPATFHRQIKIDSKHGDEKNVTEGSFEKELMLLVSVEAEKCEMEGNMRLGDIPEHISSNTEQSEEKENIPKLDSKMETSAEQVIHIDLVDKTEKPGSKDLMEKTSRREDAPAFNIKDIKNVFETGEQSSPIKAPQNKQGERDSRVIEIASESSKPVLPPEREQRSQRSYSHAPVDPTGFSVTKTEHYSSVEQFSTKIIESRSSTTHSESVTTQRVPFSYADAVRKTTTEVTASPEASAEELMKNFHKTWTESESVFKSLGVTDSSPKVGDVCSVQDEGVSYGRPDSRQKEVP, encoded by the exons ATGTTCTTCAGAAAAG CTGCAGGCAGCGTTACAGGATCCATTGCAGACGCGCTTGACGACAGCCAGACGGACCCGAGTCAATGTGAACCCGTCCCGCTGAAGAACCGTGTGGCTTGGTACCAGGCCGCGGTCTCCAAAAAGGAGAGGATCGACTCCCCCAGCGGG GTCATGGAGGAAGCTGAGGTTTGTTCTCCACCTGGGGGGCTCGCCAGCGTCCGCAGACAGTTTGAGAAGGAGA TGTCCACCGCTCACACGCTCGCGCAGTTTCATCTCTCACACAGATCTGTGCAG GAGGTGTCACATTCATCAGCGATGAGTACGGTGAGCAACGTTGGGAGTCGACAGGTCTCGCAGCAGGTCGTCCTCCAGGATGAAAGG GCTGCGCATGTTCAAATCACTCACCAGGAGCTTGTTT GTTATGAGAATCATAACAATGAATCTG AGGAGGAAGAGTACTATCCTCGGCTCTCTGCTAAAGAACTGGCGCAGCAATTTGAGAAGACTATTGAGGAAGCCGCCCCAAGCAAGAAAATTAAG ATTGAGCGTAACATCAGCCGTTTAATATCTGGGACTACGACCAGCGTTGCGACAGACAAACCAGAAGCGAATGAACCAAGCCCCATTCCTCCTGTCGTTGAagatgaggatgatgaagatgatctGGATTATCTGCCGCCACCACCACCAGAATTACTGGAGGAACCATCAGAGATTCTGAGTTTCCCCGAACCCCCAAAGCAGGAGCACTTGGTGAATAAAGAGCAATACTTCCGACAACGAGAATACTTGGAGCTTAAACGGTTGTGCAAACACATTCACCCTGAGGTCAGAAAAGACTTGGAGAGGGATTTCTACCAGGACATAGATGAGACGGAAGATGCCATCATAGCGATCGGAGACGTTCAGGACACAGCGTTCCAGTTCGATCACTCTGGCAGAATCCCAAATGGCAGCCCCGATCGTGAATACCTGGAGTGGGATGAGATTCTGAGAGGAGAGGTGCAGTCCATGCGCTGGATGTTCGAGAACAAACCTTTGGACTGCATTAAAGATGATTCTTCTGATAATGAGACGGAGAACAAAAATGATACAGAAATCCCCGCTGTAGGTGATGTGAGAAACACCGCTTTGATGTTTGAGACGCAACCCATGGAGGCGCTGGGGATGAATCGTGATACGGCTAAAAGGAATTATTTAGTAAATGAAGTGGGGAAAAGAGACGTCCGTGCCGCCGCCTGGCTGTTCGAAACAAAGCCGATGGACACACTTAATAAAATACACACGGATGAAGAACAAACCAAAGAAATCATCTTCACGCAGGAAGCCAGCGAGAGGGACGTGAAGTCTGTGAGGTACATGTTCGAAAACCAAGAGATGGATCCATTGGGTGACACAGAAACCATGGACGAAAAGCAGCTTCTGAGTCTGAAGTCTGTGCTGGAGGAGATCAAATTAGACGTGAAGAAAATCATATGGTTGTTTGAGActcagtgcatgtgtgtgatgagaGAGAACTCAGGTGCCATGGTCCTTATCACTTCCGTCCGCCGAGAAGAGACCGAGAAGGGAGATGTTAAAACGTCAAGATGGCTGTTCGAGACCCAGCCTTTGGAAAACATCTATCGGGATCTTTCTCAGGTCAGGCTCATCTCCAGTATATCCATGGAGGACAACCAGCTCGGCGAGGTGAAAGCCGGACGATGGCTCTTTGAGACGAAGAGACTAGACTCCATCAACGCCCAATGGGAAAGACTTCGAAAGCAGCAGACGGAGGAGATTGTCAGGGCTGATGTACGCAGACACTGCATGGTTTTTGAGACACAGCCCATGGACAAACTTAAAGACAATTCCAACTCCAGGCCGGTCACCTCAGAGGAGATCATCGGGGGAAACGTTCGATCTGTGAGACACTTATTTGAAAGCGCTCCAGCGGATGGACTGAAAGATCTACCCGAGGTGGGCAAACTGATTAAAAAGGTAGCATTTGAAGAAGAAAGAGGTGATCTTAGACACCAGAAATGGGGGTTTGAGTATAAACTTTTGGAGAATATCAAAGATGAAGAGGAGGAGACGAGCagacttaaaaaaaacgtaaCGTCTGATGAGGAATGGGCCGACGTACAACATCAAAGATGGCTATTTGAAAACCAGCGTTTGGAAGACATcggagaggaaaagagagagtttgtaaaAACAATTGAAAGTGAACAAATCGATAGAAGTTACAGAGGTGATGTCCGAAGAAACTGCTTGGCGTTTGAGACGCAACCAATGGACACATTAAAGGACGATTCAAATGCCAGACCCTTGACTTCAGAGGAAATCATCGGAGGTGACGTTCAGTCTGCGAGACAGTATTTTGAAACCGCTCCCAAAGATGAGATGAAAGAGCTCGCCGAGGTGGGGAGGCTTAAAAAGACCATGACGTCTGAAGAGAGAGGAGACGTGCGGCATCAAAAGTGGGTTTTCGAGAGCAAGCCGCTGGAGCAGATTGGAGAGGAGAaaagagaaataacaaaaactgTCAACATGGAGGATATTGAAAATGTGGACGTTACCAATTACAAGGAAATCTTTGAAACGTGCGATTTGAGCCAATATGACGAAAGCCAGAAGATTCAAGTTGAGGGTGTGACCGCCGGCTCTGTGAGATCGAATAAACATCTGTTCGAGTCCATGCCGTTGTACGCTCTTCAAGACAGTTCAGGACATTATCATGAAGTCAGAACCGTACGCCGAGAAGAAATCGTGAAAGGAGACGTAAGAAGCTGCCAGTGGATGTTTGAAACTCGCCCTATCGACCAATTCGATGAGAGCATCAGCAAATTTCAGATCATTAAAGGCATTACCCAACAAGAAGTGGAATCTGGTGACGTCAAGACCGCAAAGTGGCTTTTTGAAACCCAGCCTCTGGACGCCATTAAGTACTTCAGCAACATTGAAGACGAGGAAAACATTACCAGAGAAACAACAGAAATCGTGAAAGGCGACGTACAAACATGCAAGTGGCTTTTCGAAACCAAACCCATGGACAAGCTGTATGAAAAAGAAGAATTCAAGAGTGCAAATGACGCAAGCGAAGTTGAAAAAGGTGACGTGAAGACGTGCACTTGGCTCTTTGAAAATCAAATGCTGGACAACATACGACAAGAGAGCTCGGAAACCGTGTTGCAAACCCGCACTGTGAGAAAAGAAGACATTCACGGGAAAGACGTAAACATGGCACGTGTTCTTTTTGAGACGGAGAAGCTGGAGAACATCATCGGTGAAGACGGAGAAGCCTTTAAGAGTGTCACCGAGATAGATATCCGGTCCGGAGATGTCTCGCGGATGAAATACATATTTGAGACCCAATCTTCTGATGCGATGAGCTCGACCTCCGAAGATCTCATGAGACAGCTGAGGACCGCTCAAGCTGAAGATATTCAAAGAGGAAATTTCGATAACTGCAAATGGCGGTTTGAAAACCAGCCCATGGATGCCATCTCCGAGACGCCCGATGAGCTGAAGGGAACACGAGCGGTACAAGACATTCAGGGAGGGAACGTCCATAAAGGCAGGTTCATTTTTGAGACGTGCTCATTAGATACCATTCAAGACGAGGCCGAAATGAGAAAAGTCCAGCAGGTGGTCCGGGAGGAAGAGGAGAAAGGAGATGTGCAAACGTACGCTATGATGTTCGAAACGCAGCCTCTCTATGCCATCCGGGACAAGGAAGGCCATTATCATGAAGTCACCACACTCACAaaggaagaaatacaaaaaggtGATGTCTTTGGGACCCGCTGGCTATTTGAAACCAAGCCACTGGATTCTATCAGAGAGACGGATGAAGTCTACCTCTTAAAAGCTGTAACTGAAGAAGACATCCAAAAAGGGGATGTCAGCTCGGCGAGGTGGAGATTTGAAACCCAACCGTTGGATAAGATCGCAGAGGATGGCAAAATATCAATCAAAACTGTGGAAGACATTCAAGGCGGAGATGTTAAGATGAACAAAGAGCGCTTCGAATCCGATGCCGTTTCTCAAAAGTTGGTGCGCACCGTCAGTATGAACGAGATTCATAAAGGCGACGTGAGGACGGCCAAATGGATGTTTGAAACCCACACGATCGATCAGATCCATAATGAAAAATCCGAAGATGAGATGAAGACGGTTGTGATGGAGGAACAGCTGAAGGGAGATGTCAAACAGTCCGTGTGGCTTTTTGAGAAGAATCCATTGGATCATATTAATGAAGGTGATGAGAGCAAACAGGTACGGCGTGAAGAAATCCCCAAAGTGGATGTGATATCCACCACGTGGCTTTTTGAAACCACTCCCATCACTGAGTTTAATGAAAGCAGATTGGAGAAAACAGAAATTTTGGGTAAAAGCGTGAAAGCGACGCTGGATGAGCTCTACACGCAAAGGATGGTGGACTCCAAAGGCATCATCATAGAAGCGGATGAAATCGGGGACGTTCGCATGGCAAAGTACAACCTGATGAATAAAGAAGCTCCCCAGATTCAAAAAGAAGACATTGTTAAAGCAGATTTGCAAAACATCATGATGAACCTCCTCAACAGACAGGAGAGCATCGAGAGGGGAGTTATAATAAATCTGGAGGAGAGAGGAGACATCAGCGGCACCATGCACCAGCTCCTCCATCAGCACAGCGGCAGCACGCCGGAGAAAGAGGAGATAATAAGAGGTGACATCGAGGAAGCCATGAAGAACCTGCTTAAAGAGGAGAGCACAGGAAAACGGGGCATTCTCATCCAAGAAGATGAGAAAGGGGACATTCGTATGACCATTTACTCGTTGTTTAATACCGAAGGGAAATCGAGCGCTGAGAGAGAAGATATTGTCAAGGGCAATGTGAAGGGATGCCTGGAAAAACTTTACAATCCAGACACAGAAGAGATCGCCAGAATTAAAGTGGATGAGGAGGAAAGGGGTAATGTGAAAATTTTTTCAACGTGCATCGAGTCGGGCGCGCTGGATTACCTCAAACACCTCCAGGTGGGAACGGATGATTTGGCTGAAATTGAAAAGGAAGAAATCATCGGAGGGGATATTAAAGGCATGAAACTCAATCTGACACGCAATCAAGCCCAAATCGGTCGTCTGGTGGACAGTGAAGATATAGTCCCAGGTGACGTTCATAACACAGTTAAAGTTTTCATGACCGAGCCACTCGTCTCGTTTGATCATTTACAGAAGGAGGAGATTGTTAAAGGAGACCTGCAGGCCACTCTGAGCTCGCTGACACAGTCCATAAACCAGACGGTCGTTCTGGAGAAAGAAGAAGTTGTTAGAGGTGATATACATACAACTCTCCGGTCTCTAGAGGAAGCTCAGAATCAGCCCAAAGAGGTGGAAAAGCCCGAAATCATTCCGGGGAACATCAAAGGCGCATTGAAATCGCTCAAAGACTCTGCGTCCACCAAGGTGGAAACGGTCGTGGAAGATTTAGTGGCAGGTGACATCAAAGGCATGTTGAAATCCCTGCAGGAGGCCAAACATGTGGTGAGAGAGGTAGAGAGGGAAGAGATTGTCAAGGGTGATGTTCATAACGCAATAAAAGACCTGCAAGAAGCTTCGAGCGAGAGAAAAGTTTCCCAGCAGGAGATCGATGTCCAGGGGGACGTGAAAGGTAAAATTCAGCTTTTACTCGATGCTCCTTCCTCACCCAGAATGCAAAGGCGGGCGAGCACCGAGGGCGATGTGAAGCTTTCCATAAAATCACTCTATGAGACTCAAGAGCAAGTTCAGGCGGAGAAAGAAGAGGTGATAAAGGGAGATGTTAAAGGCACGATAAAATCCTTAATGGAAACGGCACAGAGAGCAAGCCCGACGATTCCCCGGAGGCAGCCGATAAGAAAGGTCAAAGGTCCCGTCAAATCCCAGCCTCCATCAGAGATCCAGACACAGAAGCAGAGCCCCGCGGTTAAGAAGCAGAAGAACATgaaatcaatgcaaagatgTACGATTCATGAGAGCGAAATGGTCACACGCAGTCAAGAGAGCACGGtgatggaacacaaaaaaatcgtTCAGACGCATGGAGTCAAAACTTTAAAGACGGACTTCCGAAACCTCAATAGCAGCTGCAAGGGTTTAATCAGATTGGATAAAACTAAAGCCAGAAAGAATGAAATTCCTCCGTCAGAGCCCGAACCGCCTTTACCACCTCCCCCCTCACCGCTTCCAGATTACGACAGTATGTTCTTCCCCGCTCCTCCTCCGCCAGTGTGCGATCCTGCAAAATCAGATTTTGAGCTATTCCCTCCCCCTCCGACCCCCCCGCCTCCTGCCGTGTCTGAGCAAGACCCCCTACCGCCCCCTCCCACCGAGCAAGAGTTAGACCTCCTGCCTGTTCCCAGCATAACACCAGCCAAACCCACTAAAATGACCGTCAAACCTGTCAAAGCGCCAAAGTTGTGCAAAGTACCCAAGCTGGAGCCTGCAATCTCCTTTGACACAATGGACATGCAGGCGGTGAATGTGAAAAATGTCAGCAAAACCACCACCACATCCGTCAAGAGCTACTCTGAAATCCAGTCGGCTTTCATCAAACAGCCACCCGAGTCTCCTCGCCCGCCCAAGAAGGTTTTCGCCCCGTTGACACTCACCCCACCCGCCTCTCCGCCTCCCAGCAAATCCTCAGTAAGCAAATTCAAAACTCCCTTAATACAAGCCGAACAGAAGTTCAGACAGACATGTGAGGAGAGCTGCACGCCGCCACGCTCTCCCGCTTTCCAAATCCACATGCACGAGTCGGTCACCACAGCCCTCGATATGCTTTCTTCAGAGAACACAAGCACGGTGAAGTCTGAAGCAGGCGTATCATTTGATTTCATTCAAGAGACGGCTGTGACCAAATGCGAATCGAGGGCAGAATCGCGTAATTCATCCACGCCGGCTCTCGCAGACGCTCCCCTAAGCAAAGCTTTGATGGCTGCCACAAATGAGAAATCTACTCCGGAATCTCCTCTCATTTCCTCAGCTCAAGCCAATGTTATCTCTTCGGGTCAGACCACCTCCGCATcatctaaaaagaaaaagaagagatCCACGACCACCAATATACAGAAGGTTACGTCTGTTACTCACACAAGCACGGTTATTAACAATGCATCACAAGCGTCTGGAGGAGTAACGGCAGACAAACCTCAAAGTGTCTCTAAAAACGTAACTGCTGAGATTGAGCACGCTGGTGTCAATCAAaccaaagagaaagaaaaaacaagtttGGAAAGTCCTCTAAACAAAAACCAAGGAAATAACTCTCCCGATCGATCCAAAGCCAAGAAAGAGAGTCAGATTAAGGATCCTGAGCAGAAGGTGCAAAAGGCCGACGGCCAGAGGGGGAAGAAAGTCAGTAAGAGTGCCAAAGAGAAAACGACAGCGGAGCAGATGCAGAGCGGGAAGGTAATGCAGGATAATGTTCAGGTGACGCAGAGTAATGAAAAAAGCCCAGCGGAAACACAGAGGAAACcggagaaagagaaaacagatgAGCCACCCGTCACTCCAAAAAAGAAGAGGAGGAGTAAAAGCAAGAAAGACAAAGAGGCAGCACATCAAAGCATCGCCAGCGCTACCTCTGTCACAGAGTCTAAAATAACATTAGATAAAAAACAGGAGGAAATCACACAGAGATCATCTTATACAGAGGTCATCAGAACTGAACGTTCAGTCAAACAGCACGAAGAAGTCACTATGAATCTTCTGAAGGAGACGGGTGAATGCCAGCAGATTGAAAATGAACCCGCCGAGTCATTAAGACAAGATGAAGCACGCAAGATGGTGTCGCTTATCATAGATTTACAGAGAGGTGCTGGAAAAATTGACTTTAAGTCTGTGAAGACGTTACTTAATGAAATGCCCACATGGCTGCTTGGACCGGAGGAGAAGAGCGAGCTGGAAGGGGCGGCTTTGGAGCACGACGAACATAAGCTGGAAGAACTTCTCGCTCGTGTTGAAAACCTTCTCCTGATGTACTCTGACGGGGCCTACAGCCATATTGAAAAGCACGAACGGGAGGCCACCTCGGAAACCATCCTATCCGGTGGTGCAACGCAACGGATTTCAAAGATTACAATCGGATCGACAAAGTGTGAAAAGACCGAACAAACAAAGTCGCAAACACGCAAAAGCAGAAAGCAACAGACCGGCACGAAACCCCCCGACCCATCCCCGCCCCCATCTTTACTGATGCGTTCTCCTTCGCCCACCTTCATCACCATCGAGTCCATGAAGAGAAACGACTCGCCACAGAGAGCAGCAACACCACCGACACCTCCGCCACGCCGGTCTGAGACACCTCGCTTAACCAGATCCTCTCCCTCGGCCTCCTCCAGCAGAGCACACAGTCTGACCCGGCTCAGAAACGCAACCGCCACGCTCTCACGAGGTGCCTCGCCCGATCCCGCTCCGTGCGTGGTGCAGGTCTGTGGAAAGAAAGCTGAGATTGTGGAATCTCCGGCCACGTTTCATCGTCAGATTAAAATAGACTCAAAACACGGCGACGAGAAGAATGTCACAGAGGGGTCTTTTGAAAAGGAGCTGATGTTGTTGGTTTCCGTGGAGGCAGAAAAATGTGAGATGGAGGGAAACATGAGGCTTGGCGATATTCCCGAGCATATAAGCTCCAACACTGAGCAAAgtgaagagaaagaaaacatcCCCAAGCTGGACAGCAAGATGGAAACATCAGCTGAGCAAGTAATTCATATAGACCTCGTTGACAAAACCGAGAAGCCTGGCAGCAAAGACCTGATGGAAAAGACGAGTCGACGAGAGGATGCACCTGCTTTCAACATCaaagatattaaaaatgtatttgaaacgGGCGAGCAAAGTTCCCCCATCAAAGCTCCACAAAACAAACAGGGGGAACGAGACTCAAGAGTGATCGAAATTGCATCGGAAAGTTCAAAGCCTGTGCTTCCTCCGGAGAGAGAACAACGCTCCCAGCGCAGCTACTCTCACGCGCCTGTCGATCCGACGGGCTTCTCGGTGACAAAAACTGAACAttattcttctgtggaacagttCAGTACCAAAATTATCGAATCAAGAAGCTCTACAACGCACAGCGAAAGCGTTACAACTCAGCGGGTGCCGTTCTCGTACGCCGACGCCGTGAGGAAAACCACAACGGAGGTGACGGCGTCACCAGAGGCCTCTGCGGAGGAACTCATGAAAAACTTCCACAAGACGTGGACAGAAAGTGAGAGTGTGTTTAAAAGTTTGGGCGTCACAG aTTCGAGTCCCAAAGTCGGAGATGTGTGCAGTGTGCAGGATGAGGGTGTATCCTATGGAAGGCCTGATAGCAGACAAAAAGAAGTTCCATAA